Proteins encoded by one window of Swingsia samuiensis:
- a CDS encoding RluA family pseudouridine synthase has translation MTTNRNGSPAPQRIFKSGQELPLLVTTPRFLIINKPPGLAVHPGPSTQDSVESRLITHTRGGPWLAHRLDTDTAGCLLIARRKTALIDAQTAFQKRKVTKRYWAILSGMLPQTSGEITLPLLRQSTPKGWKMIPHPKGDPAHSKWRVIHTQNNLSWVELTLLTGRTHQARAHCAALGTPILGDPVYGDRHSTGLHLLARQLEISLDTETLTALAPPAPNMLPAFVKLGFQS, from the coding sequence ATGACGACGAATAGGAATGGTTCTCCTGCCCCTCAACGTATCTTTAAATCGGGGCAGGAACTTCCACTTCTTGTTACAACACCACGATTTCTAATCATTAACAAACCTCCTGGTCTTGCGGTTCACCCGGGCCCATCCACTCAGGATTCTGTTGAAAGTCGTCTCATTACTCATACACGAGGGGGGCCTTGGCTCGCCCATAGGCTTGATACCGACACAGCTGGATGCCTCCTGATAGCGCGTCGAAAGACAGCACTGATAGATGCGCAAACAGCCTTTCAAAAACGAAAAGTAACGAAGCGTTATTGGGCTATTCTTTCTGGAATGCTGCCACAAACGTCTGGTGAAATAACACTTCCGCTCCTCAGGCAATCCACCCCTAAAGGTTGGAAAATGATCCCTCATCCCAAGGGTGATCCAGCCCATAGCAAGTGGCGCGTTATTCACACTCAAAACAACCTTAGTTGGGTAGAGCTTACGCTCTTAACAGGCAGAACTCATCAAGCCCGTGCCCATTGCGCAGCACTTGGTACGCCTATTTTAGGGGACCCAGTTTATGGGGACAGACATTCCACTGGGTTACACCTTCTCGCACGGCAGCTAGAAATATCGCTTGATACCGAAACACTTACCGCGCTTGCGCCTCCAGCGCCCAATATGCTTCCAGCCTTCGTTAAACTAGGCTTTCAATCCTAA
- a CDS encoding nucleotide exchange factor GrpE gives MPDQNTHPEHSHDAPEQGVENPAMNEQTSNTETPENVSAEDRIKALEAEVADLKDRWVRSEAENQNVRNRAKRDLEDARQYTIQKFAKDVVEAAENLKRGLASLPAKTDGEDELISKLREGIEGTERSFLNILERHGITSEDPTGKPFDANLHQAMAEQPSDQHESGHVIQAWTPAWLLKGRLLKPAMVVVSKGPSAT, from the coding sequence ATGCCAGACCAGAATACACATCCGGAGCATTCCCATGACGCGCCTGAACAGGGCGTCGAGAATCCGGCTATGAACGAACAGACATCCAATACTGAAACACCTGAAAACGTTTCTGCGGAAGATCGTATAAAAGCACTCGAAGCTGAAGTAGCGGATCTTAAAGACCGCTGGGTACGTTCTGAAGCCGAAAATCAGAATGTTCGCAACCGTGCCAAGCGCGATCTTGAAGATGCGCGGCAATACACAATTCAGAAATTTGCCAAAGACGTTGTTGAGGCTGCTGAAAACCTGAAACGCGGTCTCGCTTCATTGCCTGCAAAAACAGACGGCGAAGATGAGCTCATTTCAAAGTTGAGAGAAGGAATTGAAGGAACTGAACGTTCTTTCCTCAACATTTTAGAGCGCCACGGTATCACGAGCGAAGACCCTACTGGCAAACCTTTTGACGCCAACCTTCACCAAGCAATGGCAGAACAACCTTCTGACCAACATGAAAGTGGCCATGTTATTCAAGCGTGGACACCCGCATGGCTTCTAAAGGGACGCCTTCTAAAGCCAGCTATGGTTGTTGTCTCCAAAGGACCGAGCGCAACCTAA
- a CDS encoding Fur family transcriptional regulator has protein sequence MPQSSSHNIIAKELTFIPDIHSRLKKVEQWCKERGQRLTETRKQVLGLILNSEKPIGAYDLLSQIRPFHPNAAPPTIYRALDFLLEQGLVHRLERLSAFVACSHAVECHHGCEHEEWGVHRAQFLICRSCGRAWELEQEAIVPAVMYAAKRVGFKAEAATVEVEGICADCQKKRLQDV, from the coding sequence ATGCCTCAATCATCTTCTCATAATATAATTGCTAAAGAGCTGACCTTTATACCAGACATTCACAGCCGTTTAAAAAAGGTGGAACAATGGTGCAAAGAGCGAGGGCAGCGTTTAACAGAAACACGAAAACAGGTTTTGGGATTAATTTTAAATTCTGAAAAACCCATAGGGGCTTATGATCTGTTGTCTCAGATAAGGCCATTTCATCCGAATGCTGCTCCCCCTACAATCTATCGTGCGCTTGATTTTTTATTAGAGCAAGGTTTGGTGCACCGTTTGGAACGGTTGAGTGCTTTCGTTGCTTGCTCGCACGCGGTTGAATGCCATCATGGATGTGAACATGAAGAGTGGGGCGTACATCGTGCACAGTTTTTAATTTGTCGGTCTTGTGGCCGTGCATGGGAACTGGAGCAAGAGGCTATTGTTCCAGCGGTTATGTATGCCGCTAAGCGTGTGGGGTTTAAAGCAGAAGCCGCTACGGTTGAGGTGGAAGGTATATGTGCAGACTGTCAGAAAAAGAGACTTCAAGATGTTTGA
- a CDS encoding glycosyltransferase family 9 protein, with translation MSRILVIKLGALGDFIQSFGAFSSIREAYPHAHITLLTTPAFYDLALASPWFDAIIAQPRPTLKRPVSLFKTCQKIKDFDRVFDLQTSNRSKKIFHIAGRPKHWSGISKGCCHPHANPSRNDMHTLARMDDQLIHAGIIPQNRTVPTWLKDHGPTLQERYAVLIPGAAPHRPQKRWPISRFAEVGNLLSEKKIRPVIVGTKEETPLATYIQHTCPDALDLTGQTSLLELAGVLGRACVVIGNDTGPIHLAAIMDTPIIALFSQDSDPRLTSPLTITPGRTTIIDVPDLALLPTSRIAALLPT, from the coding sequence ATGAGCCGTATTCTTGTTATTAAACTTGGAGCATTGGGTGATTTCATCCAATCTTTTGGTGCCTTCTCCTCCATTCGAGAAGCATATCCTCACGCTCATATCACCCTCCTAACGACTCCTGCTTTTTACGACCTCGCTCTTGCGTCGCCATGGTTTGATGCGATTATCGCCCAACCAAGGCCTACCTTAAAACGCCCAGTTTCATTATTTAAAACATGCCAGAAAATTAAAGATTTTGATCGCGTTTTTGATCTTCAAACCTCCAACCGCTCAAAAAAAATCTTCCATATCGCAGGGCGCCCTAAACATTGGTCTGGCATTTCAAAAGGATGCTGCCACCCTCATGCTAACCCGTCACGGAATGATATGCATACCCTCGCCCGTATGGATGATCAGCTTATCCACGCGGGAATAATACCTCAAAACAGAACCGTTCCAACATGGCTCAAAGATCACGGCCCTACGCTACAAGAGCGTTATGCTGTGCTTATCCCCGGGGCAGCTCCCCACCGCCCCCAAAAACGTTGGCCAATTTCAAGATTCGCTGAAGTTGGAAACCTTCTTTCTGAAAAGAAAATAAGACCTGTTATCGTAGGAACAAAAGAAGAAACCCCTCTTGCCACATATATTCAACACACATGCCCAGACGCCCTAGACTTAACTGGTCAAACCTCTCTCCTAGAATTGGCTGGCGTACTGGGACGCGCTTGTGTCGTTATAGGAAATGATACAGGCCCGATTCATCTAGCAGCTATTATGGACACCCCCATTATTGCTCTCTTTTCCCAAGATAGTGACCCTCGCCTTACATCTCCTCTGACGATCACTCCTGGACGAACCACCATTATTGATGTGCCGGACCTAGCATTACTTCCGACATCTCGAATCGCCGCACTGCTTCCAACATGA
- a CDS encoding glycosyltransferase family 2 protein, protein MTVIRCLTMQKNESKLLEPWILWHGAICGFSNLTIVDNGSTDPRVENIQAYYESQGVEIIRKYNSHDDFLNKGQIFKKIIQQWDKEKNYDFVIPMDCDEFIAYFLERLSVDPVEIRSHFENMKDVKATFLTDRLLLNIPNAPNYYRPQSVPRALFQSQTIVDLDRGLHAPQTIHTEKYIRTPFIHIHLHNRPNYEEIRRFAREKISHIAGAIPGEAVKPGQITPQNPDESYHLKYYFLHSEEEFLQGYRFTPDLYAPIIAEHFKKLGVDPTPILGTQAFPQPPIQTQHNFLAHRRLQDDALHEYSVFDPLFYAYENPDVTKDTFYGKWPILHYMDAGWHENRLSNPFNIPSFILKNDL, encoded by the coding sequence ATGACGGTTATTCGCTGTCTCACCATGCAAAAGAATGAATCTAAGCTTCTTGAGCCTTGGATCCTATGGCACGGTGCTATTTGTGGTTTTTCCAACCTCACCATCGTTGATAATGGCTCTACAGACCCAAGGGTGGAAAATATTCAAGCCTATTATGAATCCCAAGGCGTTGAAATTATTAGAAAATATAATTCCCATGATGACTTTTTAAACAAAGGCCAAATTTTTAAAAAAATTATTCAACAATGGGATAAAGAAAAAAATTATGACTTTGTCATTCCCATGGATTGCGATGAATTTATTGCTTATTTTTTAGAACGTCTTTCTGTGGACCCTGTTGAAATCCGCAGCCATTTTGAAAACATGAAAGATGTCAAAGCCACCTTTCTTACGGATCGGCTTTTACTCAATATTCCCAACGCGCCCAATTATTATCGCCCTCAGTCTGTTCCTCGCGCCTTGTTTCAATCACAGACGATTGTTGATCTTGATCGGGGATTACATGCCCCGCAAACCATTCATACCGAAAAATATATTCGTACTCCCTTTATTCATATTCACCTTCACAATCGACCAAATTACGAAGAAATCCGACGGTTCGCGCGTGAAAAAATATCCCATATTGCAGGCGCTATTCCCGGAGAAGCGGTAAAACCGGGCCAGATAACGCCTCAAAATCCCGATGAAAGCTATCACCTCAAATATTACTTTCTTCATAGTGAAGAAGAGTTTCTCCAAGGTTATCGTTTCACCCCTGATCTTTATGCACCTATTATCGCTGAGCATTTCAAAAAACTCGGCGTTGACCCTACTCCTATTTTAGGAACCCAAGCTTTCCCACAACCTCCTATTCAAACCCAACATAATTTTTTAGCGCACCGCCGTCTTCAAGATGATGCACTCCATGAATATTCCGTATTCGACCCGCTTTTTTATGCCTATGAAAACCCAGATGTGACAAAAGACACATTTTATGGGAAATGGCCCATTCTGCACTACATGGATGCTGGGTGGCACGAAAACCGTCTTTCTAACCCCTTCAACATTCCATCTTTTATTCTAAAAAATGATCTTTAA
- the rapZ gene encoding RNase adapter RapZ has protein sequence MKVRQVLIVTGLSGAGKSSILRVLEDLGYEVVDNPPLHLLEALAFKAGERLAIGIDVRSRGFEAHQVVEETEKLKRLSNINLQVLYATAEPEILLRRFTATRRRHPLVTSGTILPGIEQEMALLVPLRACADFVIDTSDLPAPELRQLIETRFGSGAEEGLTVALMSFAYPAGLPREADMVFDARFLRNPHYDPDLQPMTGLDPAVVNYVKSDPAYDIFFGYLTDILNLVLPRFVEEGKKYATVAVGCSGGKHRSVTIIEELARLLPETAPVGPMMVLHRELARKGFSSWRWAVPPHMEGSHQEDI, from the coding sequence TTGAAAGTTCGGCAAGTCCTCATTGTTACAGGCCTATCTGGCGCTGGAAAATCATCGATTCTTCGAGTGTTGGAAGATTTGGGATATGAGGTGGTTGACAATCCCCCTCTTCATTTACTGGAAGCTTTAGCGTTTAAAGCAGGTGAACGCCTTGCGATTGGAATTGATGTAAGAAGCCGTGGCTTTGAAGCACATCAAGTCGTTGAAGAAACAGAAAAATTGAAAAGGTTGTCGAATATTAATCTACAGGTTTTATATGCAACAGCAGAGCCTGAGATTTTATTGAGACGCTTTACGGCGACCCGCAGACGGCACCCGTTGGTAACAAGTGGGACCATTCTTCCTGGAATTGAACAAGAAATGGCACTTCTTGTTCCTTTACGCGCATGTGCAGATTTTGTTATTGATACGTCTGATCTTCCTGCTCCAGAATTACGGCAATTGATTGAAACGCGTTTTGGGAGTGGTGCAGAAGAAGGGTTAACCGTTGCGTTAATGTCTTTCGCCTATCCTGCCGGGCTTCCTCGTGAAGCGGATATGGTCTTTGATGCACGTTTTTTGAGAAATCCGCATTACGATCCTGATTTGCAACCCATGACGGGGCTTGATCCTGCTGTGGTCAATTATGTGAAGTCAGATCCTGCTTATGATATCTTTTTTGGATATTTAACAGACATTCTTAATTTGGTTTTGCCGAGGTTTGTTGAAGAAGGTAAGAAATACGCAACCGTTGCAGTCGGGTGCAGTGGTGGAAAACACCGCTCCGTTACGATTATTGAAGAATTGGCGCGGCTACTTCCTGAAACAGCACCTGTTGGTCCAATGATGGTTCTTCATAGGGAGCTTGCAAGGAAGGGGTTCTCTTCTTGGCGCTGGGCTGTCCCTCCTCACATGGAAGGATCACACCAAGAGGATATATAG
- a CDS encoding stimulus-sensing domain-containing protein, with amino-acid sequence MKRESLTPATSYNSNAARLEQGREKKGRAAVPSQFNKFFRKRLASPLLIRILLLNILPLALLAVTLLFLDQFQNGLLEADVNALREQAHIYAAALGQSAVNPAPHSVERVVPGGQYVLDALRARPLLGRLTEPSPNVHALLFDPDGKLVADSRSEAHRAAWHSQHQGHDYSWVPPRNNTVEEVYDWLLSLFPSTSSDGIVTLTTDDAFDGPHDAQVLNPRAELPPFIRRTKDHQLVITVVEPVIHDGLTVGEIQLTRHAPEVDRSLFSVRSSILSLVLVALIVTIFLSWYLSLIIARPLLTLARASHEMRETDGREDLVPEPLLARRDEIGVLARSLRGSALALWARMDDIERFAADVSHEIKNPLSSIRSAIETLPRIVDPERRERLLGIMTNDVKRLDRLITDISDASRIDAELSRVRPEPVSVVALLSILVEMHQTTRKAEDPILRLDVKDPAVALYALAVEDRLVQVLRNLIGNAVSFSPTRGEIVLQAQLAENFVNGRMMGHFIEITISDQGPGIPPGKLESIFDRFYSERPQTEHFGQHSGLGLAISRQIILALRGSLFARNIVDESGKIVGACFVIRLPGVMS; translated from the coding sequence ATGAAGAGAGAGAGCCTTACCCCTGCTACATCTTATAATTCGAACGCTGCTCGACTGGAGCAGGGGAGAGAAAAGAAGGGAAGAGCGGCTGTCCCTTCTCAATTTAATAAATTTTTTCGCAAACGATTAGCGTCTCCCTTACTTATTCGGATATTATTGCTGAATATTCTTCCGCTGGCTTTGCTCGCGGTGACGTTATTGTTTCTGGATCAATTTCAGAATGGTTTATTAGAAGCCGATGTAAATGCTTTACGTGAGCAAGCTCATATTTATGCTGCGGCTTTAGGCCAGTCGGCTGTTAATCCTGCACCACATTCCGTTGAGCGTGTTGTGCCGGGAGGGCAGTATGTTTTGGATGCCTTGCGGGCTCGTCCATTGTTGGGACGGTTAACAGAACCAAGCCCTAATGTGCACGCATTGTTGTTTGACCCTGATGGAAAGTTGGTCGCGGATAGTCGTTCTGAGGCGCATCGTGCGGCGTGGCATAGTCAGCATCAGGGGCATGATTATTCGTGGGTACCGCCTAGAAATAATACGGTGGAAGAGGTATATGATTGGTTGTTATCGTTATTTCCGTCAACGTCTTCCGATGGAATTGTTACATTAACAACGGATGATGCCTTTGACGGCCCTCATGATGCTCAAGTTCTTAATCCAAGAGCAGAGTTACCTCCCTTTATTCGGAGAACTAAAGATCATCAGTTGGTGATTACCGTTGTTGAACCCGTGATTCACGATGGTTTGACGGTTGGAGAAATACAGCTGACACGGCATGCGCCAGAAGTTGACCGATCTTTATTTTCTGTCCGGTCTTCTATTTTATCTCTTGTGCTTGTGGCCTTGATCGTAACCATCTTTTTGTCTTGGTATTTGTCGCTGATCATAGCGCGCCCCTTACTTACGTTAGCGAGAGCCTCCCATGAGATGAGAGAGACGGATGGGCGGGAGGATTTGGTTCCTGAACCATTATTGGCCCGTCGTGATGAGATTGGCGTATTGGCGCGATCTTTGCGAGGCAGTGCGCTCGCATTATGGGCGCGCATGGATGATATTGAGCGGTTTGCTGCGGATGTTAGCCATGAGATTAAAAATCCGCTTTCCTCGATTCGGTCGGCGATTGAAACCTTGCCAAGGATTGTTGATCCAGAAAGGCGAGAACGTCTTCTTGGGATTATGACCAATGATGTGAAGCGTTTGGATCGGTTAATCACGGATATTTCAGATGCGAGCCGAATTGATGCAGAATTATCGCGTGTGCGCCCAGAACCGGTTTCTGTTGTCGCGCTTTTATCGATTCTGGTTGAAATGCATCAAACGACACGAAAAGCAGAAGACCCCATTTTAAGGTTAGATGTAAAAGACCCCGCCGTTGCGCTATATGCTCTCGCAGTGGAAGATCGTTTGGTGCAGGTTTTACGGAATTTAATTGGAAATGCGGTGTCTTTCTCTCCTACGCGTGGGGAGATTGTGCTTCAAGCTCAATTAGCTGAAAATTTTGTAAATGGCAGAATGATGGGACATTTCATTGAAATAACCATTAGTGATCAAGGCCCCGGTATTCCTCCGGGGAAACTGGAAAGTATTTTTGATCGGTTTTATTCAGAACGTCCTCAAACCGAGCATTTTGGTCAACATTCCGGGTTGGGGCTTGCAATTAGTCGACAAATTATTCTTGCTCTAAGAGGGAGTCTTTTTGCACGGAATATTGTGGACGAAAGCGGCAAAATAGTAGGGGCGTGTTTTGTAATTCGTTTGCCTGGAGTTATGTCCTAG
- a CDS encoding asparaginase: MTTGPHVGLLAEVTRGNRVESRHYGRAVVVDAHGKVVWSCGAVDESVYPRSTVKALLALELVASGAAERLNLSNQALALACASHGGEPQHVEVAQNMLSKVGLGVNALECGAHWPTYEPAARALAAHSQEACAFHNNCSGKHAGLICLACDQGVDIKNYIDPSHEIQRRVTNVLEMMTKTPHGSENRGTDGCSMPTYAVPLTALAHAFARFGTGQSMPEQYAKASEVLREAVAQNPFLVAGSSRYDTIIMNNFKTRAFVKMGAEGVMVASLPELGLGIAIKIDDGANRAAEVAMSSLLSHFGAESLRKTAEDDAVLQKTSAQILKNWRGVTVGEIRPAQWV, from the coding sequence ATGACGACTGGTCCTCACGTTGGATTGTTGGCAGAAGTAACGCGCGGTAATCGTGTCGAATCACGGCATTATGGAAGAGCCGTCGTTGTCGATGCGCATGGAAAAGTTGTCTGGTCATGTGGGGCTGTGGATGAGTCTGTTTATCCTCGTTCAACTGTCAAAGCCCTTTTGGCTCTAGAGCTTGTTGCAAGCGGAGCAGCCGAGCGGTTAAATCTTTCCAATCAAGCGTTAGCTTTGGCATGTGCGTCACATGGGGGAGAACCTCAGCACGTTGAAGTTGCACAGAATATGCTCAGTAAGGTTGGTTTGGGTGTCAATGCTTTAGAGTGTGGAGCGCATTGGCCAACTTACGAGCCGGCTGCGCGTGCCTTAGCTGCACATTCACAAGAAGCCTGTGCATTTCACAATAATTGCTCCGGGAAACATGCTGGTTTGATTTGCTTGGCGTGCGATCAAGGGGTGGATATCAAAAATTATATAGATCCGTCGCATGAAATACAGCGTCGTGTAACCAATGTTCTCGAAATGATGACAAAGACCCCTCATGGTTCTGAAAATCGAGGAACAGATGGCTGTTCAATGCCGACCTATGCCGTTCCACTGACAGCATTGGCACATGCCTTTGCTCGTTTTGGAACAGGGCAAAGTATGCCAGAGCAGTATGCAAAAGCATCTGAGGTTTTGCGGGAAGCTGTGGCACAAAACCCGTTTCTAGTGGCAGGTTCGTCACGTTATGACACAATTATTATGAACAATTTCAAAACTCGCGCGTTTGTTAAAATGGGCGCCGAAGGTGTGATGGTTGCATCTCTTCCAGAGTTGGGGCTGGGAATCGCAATTAAGATTGATGATGGTGCAAATAGGGCTGCGGAAGTAGCTATGTCGAGCCTTCTGAGCCATTTTGGCGCAGAGTCTCTACGGAAGACAGCAGAAGATGATGCGGTTCTTCAGAAGACGTCTGCCCAAATCTTAAAAAACTGGCGTGGTGTAACAGTGGGAGAAATTCGACCAGCTCAATGGGTTTGA
- a CDS encoding sugar porter family MFS transporter, whose product MTEQVNAEKALSQQNEDETSGFDVTRFKIMAIGLIAGLAGLLSGLDVGVVAGALKFIGKEYHASTLQLGWIVSAMMAGASVGALSAGWLSHTIGRKRSLFLGAAVFAIGTTGCAFAWSIPSLMFFRLFMGFAIGLSAFTAPIYLAEIATENTRGAMVSIYQLMVTIGIFIAFLSDTYFSYSGNWRWMFGVAAIPAVFFLIGVVFVPYSPRWLIMQGRHKEAREILVDLRNDTMEATKEIREIRKQLETKQEGWKLFKTNNNFRRSVALGIMLMVMQQLAGINIVMYYAPKILETAHFDAHAQMWCTAIIGMVNMVATFAALGLVDRLGRKPILYGGFTVMAIAMGVLGALLNTGMTSHTSQLLAVGMLLIFCAGFAMSAGPLMWVLCSEIQPVEGRDFGIAISTFTNWMTNLVIGVGFLSVLQTLGSAKTFWLIAGVNALFIVLTFLFIPETKGMSLTVIEERLMKGVKLRNLGR is encoded by the coding sequence ATGACTGAGCAAGTCAACGCTGAAAAGGCTTTGTCACAACAGAATGAAGACGAAACATCAGGGTTTGATGTTACTCGTTTTAAAATCATGGCTATAGGTTTGATTGCAGGCCTTGCAGGCTTGTTGTCTGGCCTAGACGTTGGTGTTGTGGCGGGGGCGTTAAAATTTATTGGCAAAGAATATCATGCATCAACTTTACAGCTGGGCTGGATTGTAAGTGCCATGATGGCAGGTGCATCTGTTGGTGCCCTAAGTGCTGGGTGGTTGTCTCATACCATTGGGCGTAAGCGCTCCCTGTTTTTAGGGGCTGCGGTATTTGCGATTGGGACGACAGGATGTGCTTTTGCTTGGTCTATCCCATCTCTCATGTTTTTTAGACTTTTTATGGGGTTTGCGATTGGTTTGTCGGCTTTTACAGCTCCAATTTATTTGGCTGAAATTGCGACAGAAAATACGCGTGGCGCCATGGTCTCCATTTATCAGTTGATGGTGACGATAGGCATTTTTATCGCCTTTTTATCGGATACCTATTTTTCATATAGTGGCAATTGGAGGTGGATGTTTGGCGTCGCTGCAATTCCAGCTGTTTTTTTCTTGATTGGCGTTGTTTTCGTGCCTTACAGCCCGCGTTGGCTGATTATGCAAGGACGACACAAAGAAGCACGTGAAATATTGGTTGACTTAAGAAACGACACCATGGAAGCAACGAAAGAAATTCGTGAAATCCGTAAACAGCTTGAAACCAAGCAAGAAGGGTGGAAGTTATTTAAGACCAATAATAATTTCCGTCGATCCGTTGCTTTGGGTATTATGCTGATGGTGATGCAGCAGCTCGCGGGTATTAATATTGTTATGTATTATGCCCCCAAAATTTTAGAAACAGCACATTTTGATGCGCATGCCCAAATGTGGTGCACTGCGATTATTGGTATGGTGAATATGGTGGCAACGTTTGCTGCCTTGGGTCTTGTCGATCGTTTGGGGCGTAAGCCTATTTTATATGGTGGCTTTACGGTTATGGCCATTGCGATGGGTGTATTAGGTGCGCTTTTAAATACAGGGATGACGTCTCACACATCTCAATTATTGGCTGTTGGGATGCTTTTGATCTTTTGTGCAGGCTTTGCAATGTCAGCAGGTCCACTGATGTGGGTTCTGTGTTCTGAGATTCAGCCGGTTGAAGGCCGGGATTTTGGGATTGCGATTTCAACCTTTACAAACTGGATGACGAATTTGGTAATTGGTGTTGGCTTTTTGTCAGTTTTGCAGACGCTCGGGTCAGCAAAAACGTTTTGGCTTATCGCCGGCGTTAATGCTCTTTTCATTGTGTTGACGTTCTTGTTTATTCCAGAGACAAAGGGAATGTCTTTGACTGTGATTGAAGAGCGGCTCATGAAAGGCGTGAAGTTGCGTAATCTTGGTCGTTAA
- a CDS encoding response regulator transcription factor: MTLEAEGFTVHTYTDGESALQGIITRPVSLAVLDIKMPRMDGMELLQRLRARSNLPVIFLTSKDEELDQLMGLRLGADDYITKPFSQRLLIERIRALLRRQDASRAEASGSTSVGAAIVRGKLSLDETRHQCLWDGKDIPLTVTEFLLVKALAMRSGMVKSRDQLIDAAYGDNIYVDDRTIDSHIKRVRKKFRQVDDTFNQIETLYGIGYRYRDE, encoded by the coding sequence ATGACTTTGGAAGCAGAAGGATTCACTGTTCATACCTACACAGACGGTGAAAGTGCTTTGCAGGGAATTATTACCCGCCCCGTTAGTTTGGCTGTTTTGGATATCAAAATGCCACGGATGGACGGCATGGAGCTTCTTCAACGTTTACGTGCGCGTTCTAATTTACCTGTTATCTTTTTAACATCCAAAGATGAAGAGCTTGATCAGTTGATGGGTCTACGCCTAGGGGCTGACGATTATATTACAAAACCTTTTTCACAACGTCTTTTAATCGAACGGATTCGGGCTTTGTTGCGTCGGCAGGATGCTAGTCGTGCAGAGGCTTCGGGTAGTACATCAGTCGGTGCCGCAATTGTGCGGGGTAAACTGTCATTGGATGAAACACGGCATCAGTGTTTGTGGGATGGTAAAGATATTCCTTTGACGGTAACGGAGTTTTTGCTTGTAAAAGCCCTAGCCATGCGTTCGGGAATGGTTAAATCACGTGATCAACTGATCGATGCTGCGTATGGGGATAATATTTATGTTGATGACCGGACGATTGATAGTCATATCAAGCGTGTAAGAAAAAAATTTAGACAAGTAGATGATACGTTTAATCAGATCGAAACATTATATGGGATTGGATATCGCTATCGTGATGAATAA